The Halomicrobium salinisoli genome contains a region encoding:
- a CDS encoding metallophosphoesterase, whose translation MDYLASDLHLDHGNIIDYCDRPFDSVEAMNAALVERWNDVVDPGDEVLFGGDLTISSDAADLLGWLEELDGEFAFLLGNHDGTVLEGLDGVDFFEHYQFERDGRRFYAVHDPADAPGSVDGWLLHGHHHNNWPDEFPFVDPEARRVNLSVELLGYRPLSMDDLVTYLDRGERYADRTEADASV comes from the coding sequence ATGGACTACCTCGCCTCCGACCTCCACCTGGACCACGGGAACATCATCGACTACTGCGACCGCCCCTTCGACTCCGTCGAGGCGATGAACGCTGCGCTCGTCGAGCGCTGGAACGACGTCGTCGACCCGGGCGACGAGGTCCTCTTCGGCGGCGACCTGACGATCTCGAGCGACGCCGCCGACCTGCTGGGCTGGCTCGAGGAGCTCGACGGCGAGTTCGCGTTCCTGCTGGGTAACCACGACGGGACCGTCCTCGAGGGGCTCGACGGCGTCGACTTCTTCGAGCACTACCAGTTCGAACGCGACGGACGCCGCTTCTACGCGGTCCACGACCCCGCCGACGCCCCGGGATCCGTCGACGGGTGGCTCCTCCACGGCCACCACCACAACAACTGGCCGGATGAGTTCCCGTTCGTCGACCCCGAAGCCCGCCGCGTCAACCTCTCGGTCGAACTGCTCGGGTACCGTCCGCTCTCGATGGACGACCTCGTGACCTACCTCGACCGCGGCGAGCGGTACGCTGACCGGACGGAGGCCGACGCGTCGGTATGA